AGGAAGCCGTACATACGGCCGCGCTGGTCGGAATGGCAGAGCTGATGCTCAGCGGCTGCACGACCACGACAGACCATCACTATCTGTTTCCCCGCGGCCAGAAGAAGCTGATCGATGCCGAGATTGAGGCGGCGCGGCGGCTGGGAATGCGATTTCATCCGACGCGCGGCAGCATGAACGTGGGCGTCAGCCTCGGCGGATTGCCCCCGGACTCGGTGGTGCAAACAACCGATGAAATCCTGGAGGATTCCGAGCGAGTGATCCGCAAGTACCACGACACAAGCCCCGGCTCGATGCTGCGCATTGCGCTGGCGCCGTGCTCGCCCTTCACGGTGGATGCGGAACTGATGCGCCAGACCGCCGCGCTGGCACGGCGTCACGGCGTCCGCATGCACACGCACCTGGCGGAAACGCGCGACGAGGAAGAATACTGCCTCAAACGCTTTCGCCGGCGCCCGCTCGAATTCTTCCGCGATTGCGGCTGGCTGCACCAGGATACCTGGGTCGCGCACGGGATTTATTTCAACAGCGCCGAATGCCGGCAGTTGGGCCGCGCCGGGATCGGGGTGGCGCACTGTCCGACATCGAACATGCGGCTGGCGTCGGGGATCTGCCCGGTCGGGAAGCTGCAGCGCTCCGGTTCGCCGGTCGGGCTGGGCGTTGACGGTAGCGCATCGAACGACAGCTCCAATATGCTGGCCGAGGCGCGGCAGGCGTTGCTGCTGAACCGGTTGGCGCGCGGCGCTTCCGCCATCACCGTGGAGCAGGCTCTGCGCATGGCCACGATGGAGGGAGCGCGCTGCCTCGGGCGGGACGATATCGGCAGCATCGCGGTGGGCAAGCGCGCCGACCTCGCCGTCTTCGATTTGCGGGACGTCGGCTATAGCGGGGCGGAGGACGCGCTCTCGGCGCTGTTGCTCTGCGCGCCGACCCGGGTGAGCGCCTTAGTCATCGAGGGACGTGTGGTGGTGGAAAACGGCGACCTGCAGGGGATTTCGCTGGTTCCTCTCGTGGCACGTCACCGGCGTATTGCGGCGAAAATCGTTGGCCACCCCCCGCTGCTCTGATATATTTCGCGTTTGCCTTAGCTCGCCATTTTTGCCGTTCTCACCCGTGTTCCCCCTCGCGCGGAGACTGGAGAATGCCAGTGTTCGACCACATTCAAGCTTTTTACCAACCGACCAGTGTGCGGGAGGCGGTGCGCCTGCTGCACGGAGGACGCGGACGCGTGGTTGCCGGCGGCACGGACTTGGCCCTATTGCGCGACCGTTCCATTCGCTTCCTGGTCGACGTGAAGCATCTCGGCCTCGACTACATCCGGCGCGATGGGAACGGCTGCGACATTGGCGCGGCGTGCACCATGGCGGAAGTGGAAAATTCGCCGATCGTACGCGGGCTGGCGGGCGGCATTCTCGCGCGCGCGGCGGCCACCTGCGGGTCCATCCAGATTCGCAACCTCGCGACCATCGGCGGAAACCTGGCGAACGGATCTCCGGCCGCGGACACCGCCACGCCCCTGTTGGCGATGGACGCGTCAGTCATCTTGCAGAATCAGAAGGGCCGGAGGCGGCTGACCCTGCAGGAATTTTTCGCGCTGCCACAGAAGCAACGGGTTCAGGGCGGGCTGCTGGTGCAGATTTTCGTCCCCAGGAGCAAGCGCCGTGGCGGATGGTCGTTTCAGAAATTCGGGCGTACCGAAACCGATATCTCGGTAGTCAACTGTGCCGGAGGGCTGGGCGTTACGCGCGAGGGCAAGGCGGCGTGGGCCCGACTTGCCTTGGGCGCCGTGGCGCCGACCCCGATGCGCGCCTTGAAGGCGGAGGGCCTGCTGGTCGGGCAAGCAATTACCGCCGAATTGATCGAACGCGCCGCCGAATCGGTAGCGTCCGAGGTACAGCCCATCAGCGACCAGCGCGCGTCAGCGGAATACCGGCGTGAGATCAGCCAGGTGCTGGCGCGAAGGGCGCTGCGGGAATCTGCCCAACTGGCAGGGTGCACGCTATGAGTCGCAACGGTCACGGCAAGAACTCGATGAATATCCAGGTCCGTATTAACGACGAGCCGCACCAGTGGACCATTGCGCCCGGCGATCTCCTGCTCGACGTGCTTCGCCGCGAAGGCTATTTCGGCGTAAAACGGGGTTGCGAGACCGGCGAGTGCGGCTGCTGCACGGTGCTGCTGAATGAGAAGCCGGTGAACTCGTGCGTGATATTCGCGGCCCAGGCGAATGGGGGCGAAATCACGACGGTGGAAGCGGTCGCGCAGGGCGACAAGCTCGACCCCGTGCAGCAGGCATTTCTCGATCACGGCGCGGCGCAGTGCGGCTTCTGCACGCCGGGCATGATCCTGAACACCAGGGCGCTGCTCAAGGAGCGCCCGCGCGCGACCGAAGAAGAAGTGCGCGACATGCTGGCGGGAAATTTCTGCCGCTGCACCGGATTCAAGAAGCCGGTGGAAGCCGTGCTCGCCGTTTCGCAGAACGGGCCGCGGTACTGCGAGGAACAGCCTGCCGCCTCACGGCACCTGGTGGTCGGTCACTCGCTGCACAAGACCGATGGCGTGAAGCTGGTGATGGGCCGGCCGTGCTTTACCGACGACGTGCACGTGCCGGGCCTGCTGATCGGCAAAATACTGCCCAGCCCGCACGCGCACGCGCGGATCAAGAAGATCGACGTCAGCAAGGCGCGCGCGCTGCCGGGCGTGCACGCCGTCCTCACGTATAAGGATGTTCCGCGGGTGCCGCATACCACTGCCGGACAGAGTTGGCCGGAACCGTCGCCTTACGACACCTACCTGCTCGATTCGAAAATGCGTTTCGTGGGAGACCGCGTCGCAGCGGTAGCGGCGGAGACGCGCGAGATCGCCGAAGAAGCGCTGCGGCTGATCAAAGTGGAATACGAGGTCCTGCCCGCCATCCTTGACATGGAACAGGCAACAAAGCCGGGCGCGCCCACCATTCACGACGAACGCGATTCCACCGGCATTCACGACGCCAAGCGCAACATTGCCGCGTTCATCAAGAAGGAAATCGGGGACGTGGAAACTGCATTCCGCGAGGCCGATATCGTTGTCGAGCGCGAGTTCCGCACCCATCGCCAGCACCACGCCATGATGGAGCCGCACATTTCCATCGCCTGGTTGGATGAGGACGGGCGGCTCACCATCCGCACCAGCACGCAGGTGCCATTCCATTCGCGGCGGCAAGTGGCGATGATCCTGCAATTGCCGGTACAGAAAGTGCGCATGATCAAGCCGCGCATTGGCGGCGGCTTCGGCGGCAAGCAGGAGATGCTGCTGGAAGACA
This portion of the Terriglobales bacterium genome encodes:
- a CDS encoding 8-oxoguanine deaminase; its protein translation is MSPKAKANSLLIRDIHTLVTMAEHGSQTRATPALLHGAFVYAEAGEIKKVGTRLPTGLRAAKTIRAPYAVVVPGLINTHHHLFQTLTRACTAAANAELFDWLTTLYPRWARIDEEAVHTAALVGMAELMLSGCTTTTDHHYLFPRGQKKLIDAEIEAARRLGMRFHPTRGSMNVGVSLGGLPPDSVVQTTDEILEDSERVIRKYHDTSPGSMLRIALAPCSPFTVDAELMRQTAALARRHGVRMHTHLAETRDEEEYCLKRFRRRPLEFFRDCGWLHQDTWVAHGIYFNSAECRQLGRAGIGVAHCPTSNMRLASGICPVGKLQRSGSPVGLGVDGSASNDSSNMLAEARQALLLNRLARGASAITVEQALRMATMEGARCLGRDDIGSIAVGKRADLAVFDLRDVGYSGAEDALSALLLCAPTRVSALVIEGRVVVENGDLQGISLVPLVARHRRIAAKIVGHPPLL
- a CDS encoding FAD binding domain-containing protein encodes the protein MPVFDHIQAFYQPTSVREAVRLLHGGRGRVVAGGTDLALLRDRSIRFLVDVKHLGLDYIRRDGNGCDIGAACTMAEVENSPIVRGLAGGILARAAATCGSIQIRNLATIGGNLANGSPAADTATPLLAMDASVILQNQKGRRRLTLQEFFALPQKQRVQGGLLVQIFVPRSKRRGGWSFQKFGRTETDISVVNCAGGLGVTREGKAAWARLALGAVAPTPMRALKAEGLLVGQAITAELIERAAESVASEVQPISDQRASAEYRREISQVLARRALRESAQLAGCTL